One segment of Ziziphus jujuba cultivar Dongzao chromosome 12, ASM3175591v1 DNA contains the following:
- the LOC107419907 gene encoding two-component response regulator ARR5 isoform X2, with amino-acid sequence MARNGFVSRWRRSSERVNAAVACDVSPPHVSDEVHVLAVDDSFVDRKVIERLLRISSCKVTAVDSGRRALQFLGLDDEKSSPVDFHESSTFKEIPVVIMSSENVLARIDRCLEEGAEDFIVKPVKLADVKRIKDFMTTRVYRFGNEEEEESGGMMMMNKRKLQDSLDLSSSSSPPQSISPSSSSLSSSPSSSLSSPSSPTPSSSGSTLPSSSLSAPSSPISLDSPIRRLKTTITD; translated from the exons ATGGCAAGGAACGGCTTCGTTTCGCGGTGGAGGAGGTCGTCGGAGAGAGTAAACGCCGCGGTGGCGTGCGATGTTTCACCACCACATGTTTCCGATGAGGTTCATGTTCTTGCCGTCGATGATAGTTTCGTTGATCGCAAGGTCATTGAACGCTTGCTCAGAATTTCGTCTTGTAAAG TGACGGCAGTGGATAGTGGAAGGAGAGCTCTGCAATTCCTCGGTTTGGACGATGAGAAAAGCTCCCCTGTTGATTTTCat GAATCTTCAACTTTCAAAGAGATACCGGTGGTGATAATGTCATCGGAGAACGTTTTGGCGCGCATAGATAg gtGTTTGGAAGAAGGAGCAGAGGATTTCATAGTGAAACCGGTGAAATTAGCAGATGTGAAAAGGATCAAAGATTTCATGACGACAAGAGTGTACAGGTTCggaaacgaagaagaagaagagagtggtgggatgatgatgatgaataaGAGGAAACTACAAGATTCTTTGGATCTTTCATCTTCTTCGTCACCACCACAGTCAatttctccatcatcatcttcattatcatcatcaccatcgTCATCGTTATCATCGCCTTCATCACCAACACCATCATCATCTGGATCGACTTTACCTTCATCATCATTATCTGCACCATCTTCTCCCATTTCCTTAGATTCTCCAATCAGACGGCTCAAAACCACCATCACTGATTAG
- the LOC107419907 gene encoding two-component response regulator ARR5 isoform X1, with amino-acid sequence MARNGFVSRWRRSSERVNAAVACDVSPPHVSDEVHVLAVDDSFVDRKVIERLLRISSCKVTAVDSGRRALQFLGLDDEKSSPVDFHSLKVDLIITDYCMPGMTGYELLKKIKESSTFKEIPVVIMSSENVLARIDRCLEEGAEDFIVKPVKLADVKRIKDFMTTRVYRFGNEEEEESGGMMMMNKRKLQDSLDLSSSSSPPQSISPSSSSLSSSPSSSLSSPSSPTPSSSGSTLPSSSLSAPSSPISLDSPIRRLKTTITD; translated from the exons ATGGCAAGGAACGGCTTCGTTTCGCGGTGGAGGAGGTCGTCGGAGAGAGTAAACGCCGCGGTGGCGTGCGATGTTTCACCACCACATGTTTCCGATGAGGTTCATGTTCTTGCCGTCGATGATAGTTTCGTTGATCGCAAGGTCATTGAACGCTTGCTCAGAATTTCGTCTTGTAAAG TGACGGCAGTGGATAGTGGAAGGAGAGCTCTGCAATTCCTCGGTTTGGACGATGAGAAAAGCTCCCCTGTTGATTTTCat AGTTTGAAAGTGGATTTAATCATCACCGATTATTGCATGCCTGGAATGACTGGATATGAACTTCTCAAGAAGATCAAG GAATCTTCAACTTTCAAAGAGATACCGGTGGTGATAATGTCATCGGAGAACGTTTTGGCGCGCATAGATAg gtGTTTGGAAGAAGGAGCAGAGGATTTCATAGTGAAACCGGTGAAATTAGCAGATGTGAAAAGGATCAAAGATTTCATGACGACAAGAGTGTACAGGTTCggaaacgaagaagaagaagagagtggtgggatgatgatgatgaataaGAGGAAACTACAAGATTCTTTGGATCTTTCATCTTCTTCGTCACCACCACAGTCAatttctccatcatcatcttcattatcatcatcaccatcgTCATCGTTATCATCGCCTTCATCACCAACACCATCATCATCTGGATCGACTTTACCTTCATCATCATTATCTGCACCATCTTCTCCCATTTCCTTAGATTCTCCAATCAGACGGCTCAAAACCACCATCACTGATTAG